TTTTCCGCTAAAAATAGCATGCACATCTTGCTTCATCATTTAATAAGGAAGCTATTTTTGGAGCTGATTGTAGAGATTTGCTAATCTgctctttatcataatttgagaCAAAGGACTTGATTGTGTGGTCTTAGGCTTGGATTTACACTACCTACTATGTGTAGTGCATCTCATATCCAGCATACATGCAGAATACAGCAGCCCAAGCTGCACTTAATGCCATTTCATAATAACCTGTGGTATCAATTTGAACAAGCTCGAAGCTGGTTGAAAGTTCCAAATTAAGTTAGAAAAAGACAACCAAAGGGAAAATGAGGAAAGGGTTCGAGTAAATGGGTCCAATAATATGTTACTGCATCCAGCTGTTACCGGTGCCAAAACTGACAGACCCAAAGGAGGAAAAGAAATCATATCAGACTTTTCTTGCTCAAAACCTTAAATcaaaattctcaaaaaaaaatcAGAGACCCTTTAGGCTGAACCAGGATGCATCAAAATAGCAGTAGACAGTACATAACCTAAGAAGGGAgagaataatataaaattaaaatacataAGTGTCTACAAGTAAGAGAAGAAGTTTCCTTGTGGGTGCTCATGCAGTAACTGCAAGTTATAAACCTATCTAAACCCATGTATCTAacgtaaagcaagtaagaaaatCGAATCCAATAATGTAGAAACAGAGTTATTCCATGCCAACCTacgaaagaaaattcaaattaaaaattaattgctTGCTTCCAAATCGTGTGCCTGATTAAGTTCTTCAGAAAACTGCAGGAAAACACAAAATATTGTCTTAAAAAACACTGAAACTGTCAATCAGAGATCAATTAAAAATAACACATCTCTTTAGACCATGTTTCTCTAAAAGAAAGATAAATTGAAGTTACTGATTTCAGAGGCCAAATAAGGTAATACCATAATATGACGAAGAAAGCCTTGAAGAACTGAATGAGATTGTTGCTGGTTGTGGCTTCCTGCGACGTGCATTATGATCAGATAAACGCCTACGGCAACTTCGCTTTTTCTGATCAAACTCAGACAAACCATGGAACCTGGGATGACCAAATGGTTACTTTCAGGCTGTTCAACTTTGTCAACTAAAAGCATTGCAAAACATTTTGCAGCAAgaaaataaagtaataaaatatctagaGCACAACATATATGCTATGAGATAACGCAGTAAGTAGAGCACTTGCACAGAATATGCTGCTACAGAGCCCTAATGCTATATTGCAATAGCCAAATCTGGATTTATTAGTCCTTTTCACTAGCCATTTTATTAAGAAAACAGATCCCTGCCACTTTAAACATTGCAAGTATTTCTTGAACAATAGCCATCCAAGAGGCGTGACTACTACAAGCAGCATGACTATATCGAACAGAAAAAGAGCTTTTATCTTAATGTAACATGAGTTTATTGATAGGATGTGTAGAAGACCAAAAATAACCAAAAAGGGTCTGTAACATATAACTAGAATGCTTCATCATATGTTAAATTCATTTTCACAAAACAACTAAAAAAAGCTTCACCTGCTACACTGTTGACAAAATCGGCGCTCCCGGCCTGCTACAATTACCTTGGGGGACTTTGAATGGCTTTCACAGACTCGATGTTTGCGATGATAATCTTTAGCTGTGGTAAGGTCAACATTACAACCTTCTACCTGGCATTTAGGGCTTTGTAAATTCTGTGGAGATACCCTAGATTTCTTAGCTACAGCAGTAGACAAGATCATAGAAGCAGAGGAAGATGAGCTCTTGATGTTATTCTCTGCACCACCATCTTCAAGGAAGGTCCTTCCAAGCTTCAAACCAGTAACTGGTTCCTTAGGGCGTCCTGCAGCCAAGGGTACCGGTGAAGTTCCAAAACCTTCAACTCTTGCTAAGATAATCTTGCTCGAGCTGTTAACATCCCTTTCAGCTGAATCATAATTGAAGTCCGAATTTCCTTTTTCTGCCTTAGACAAAGAATCGATGGATGCAGAGATGGAGCTTTTGGATGAACGATTTCCCAATTGTAGAACGGAGGAGGCACCACCACCAGATGAACATAAAAATCCATTGCAAATACCCATGCCACCTTCAATCTTCAACTCAGGTTCTTGTGCAGATTTATAAATTTCACCCTCTTTTCCACAGAATAAGTCCAGAGTTTCCCAATCCCACTGGAATGGGTTTTTTGCAACCCAGTCCATCCAAGAAGCACTTGCAGTAAGATTTCCAAGTATTATTCTGCCCCAAGAAAATGTTTAAAAAATAGAAGTGAACTTGTAGGCACTGGATCAGGCAGGGATTAATTCAATTAAAAAGAGTCCACACAACTTGGCAAATCCAGATAAAAGCATACAGACTAAGAAAACTTCAGAAACTATTCAGACCTCTTCCAGCCTAAAAGACAAACCTTGTGAAAAGTGAACTGCAAACAAACAATTGTTCATTAGATCAGGAAAACATAACAATGAGATGGACAAAGCAATTTTTACCTCCAGTTGTCAAGTCAGAATTCCACACATGAACATATTGAATCCCCTGTGCCCTTATCTTCTTCAGTCCTGGCTAAAGAATACTCCGTCCACCAAAAGGATGACTCGAAAGCAGGTAGGTATTCCTTTCACTTCTTCTTACAGCCAAAAAAGAAGCAAAATACAAGATACAACTTTCTCTAGGTGGTTTATTCTGCCACAAATCCGATCAAGGGCTGCACCACCAGTTGGCTGATGAAACAATTAGCACTAGTGCTCCTCGCCACGTATGACATCCACGGATATCATACCCTCCAATTATTCACTCAATTTATTTCCCCTCTACCAATGTTTCCCCGTCCTCCAGTCCTGCCATCAAAAAGTTGCTAAGTTTCCTTCCTACCATACAGGACTTCTTATTGTTCTACCACAAGACATTCTTCAGACTGAAGGAAACTGACCAATAAAGAAGTCAACTTCGGAAATAAAATGGTACCCCTACTGTTTCCTTTCACCACAAGCTCTTTTAACCAAAACCAAGCTGGTGGTAAGTTGGAAAATTTTCACCTTCTCCATCAGTTGCAGCACCAGTACATCTGTAAACACATCAAAAACGAGATATTAAGGAAAAGGTCTGCCGTGAAAAAAGATAAGAGAAAGCGACCAAACGTGACATGTGAAGACGCAAGTGGGTACATGCACATCGAACCACAACAGTGCGGTTCTTTGTTCCTTCCCCCTTTTGCTTTTGTCGCCCACCTAACCGATAACAAGAAATCCAGTGCCTTTCGCCCATGAAAGCAACCAAACGAAGTGAGTTCCACAAACATCGAGAAGAAATGGAACAGCAAAATAGCTAATTTCTACGACGGATTCCTGTTCTAATCTTTCTATAAGCTTTACATCAAACCAAATACAGCCAGAAACAAAAACCAAAAAGAGCTTCGGCCATAAGGACACAGTTATCGTCTCAATTTTCCCAAACCAAGACGCCATCTTTTTCACTCAAAGCGATAACTTTCTAGCTGCAGGAGGGGAGCAACACTAAGAAGAAACCAAAACCCAACTTTTACCCAGCCGGGAAAGGATAATAAAGAGCACACCGATAAGAGACTTAATAAGGGGGAAGCTTTACCCCTAATTGTTGACTCCGTTCTAGAGTTCAAGCCGTGGAGCAGGCGACGCCGGCTTTTAATTCGAATCAAGGCTTCGGTGGTGGTGCCCTGAACTGCGAGCCGAAACATCCACCAGAAACTCACCTTTACACACCGGAACCAATCACGTGCAGAAAGATCGATCTTCCCGTATTCTCTCTTCTCTGCTGCGACTCGTGCGATCGGTTGGAGCCGCGTGGATGCGCGGGGACCGGTGCAGCGCCGAGAACACCCCCCCTACCCTCGCTCCCAAATGGATGGCaaatagaaagagagagacagagagagagagaagggggtatCGAAAGGACGGCAAGTATGGGGAAAAAGATTGACCCTGCGGTTGAGGATAATTACGAAGTTACCCCCCTCATTTCCTTTGAGAGTGGGGATCCGGTCACTCCCGGTGAACCTGCCCAGAATTGGATCTCCATTAATAGATCACCTGCAACATCCTACCACAGAAGAATAATTCAATCAAAAACCATTAACCTCTTGTCTTCTTCAAGAACTTGCACAGTTTCCTTTGATGAAGAACGAGGTTACCGTGAAATAATGgcatccaagaaaaaaaaaagcacgaGTAACTGAGCCCCCCACCCCTTCTTCTCACTTGCCAAGGCATTAATGGCATTCTTCAACCCTCATCAAGCCATGGCTGTCAACAGTTCAGAAAGGACACTTTTAGCTCTCAAGGAGGAGCACCCAAGGCCTCGAATCATCAAACATTCAACTCCTGCAAGCTATTGTTTTCTGAGAACAAATCAGTTCATTCTATGATACACTTTCTCTGGGAAAAGGTGAGATTTGATAGCCTGTGTCAGTTAATGGTTGGTTCACATTATGCTACCATCTCAGCAGCTGTTGAGAAAGAACATATCCTGTGATCATATGCACAGCTTCAAAGAGTTCTTTGATTATAGCCTTGCTTAGGAGAATATGGTACACCAAGGCACCTAAATCTCCATATAGTCATCTTATCAGAACAGTCTTTGGTGCAAGTCAGCAGCTGCTGCTTAGGCAAACATTTAACTTGAAGGTTTTGATCCTCTTGGAGGGAAATTAGATGGGGATGACTGATGGATCCCAAGATCATGAAATTATGAATGAATCAGCTGCATCATATCACCCATGCCTTGAGTTGCTGTTTTGAATGAGATGGAGACAATGGCACATGGATTCCAGGAAGCCATGCCAAACTTTAACTGTTCATCATTGTCAGATCTAAGTTTGGTAGGTCAGTGCTTGGGAGCTCGGTTAGCTAATAGCCACAGGTACCGATTGTAATGTCGCGTGGACCTCATCTCCGGTTCTACCAGTGGTGGAAGTATCAACAGCTACTTGGCAAAGCTGGGGGCCAAGGAGTTATGTCGCATTGATCATCCTGAggctctttcttcttccctttccctTGTCTGTTGGTCGAGGATTAAAATGCTCGAGTACATCCAGCAAGCATGAGAAAGTTAGGTGCCTTGTTTTACCATGCAGAGATGAACAAGACATCCAAGATGAGTCCCACCAAAAGCTGCGTCTGTTGCTGATGTTGTTGCCGCTGTGGCTGTTTCTGATGTTGTTACAGGTTTCTTCCATCATCTCCTTGTTTTCTGCAACAAATTTTAGTAGAAGTCAAGGGCTTCAGAACCTTGTTCAGTGTGTGCACTCATTGTGCAGCTCCTCCTTGCCATCCTGTGGTCCTCATCTACTGCCTTTTCAGCACCATTTCCTCTAGAAGAAGCTTTGCCCTTCTGACCATGATCATCACCAAATCATTTTTCTCGAGAACAGTACATTCCCTAATGTGTGGAAGATATGGATCTACCATAGTGTAGAATTTTGTGTGAAAGTTAGCAGTTCCACACATTAGGAGTTCCTAGAATGTATGTGACTTGTGGAGGAGAGTGGTTTGGATGACTCCAGGAACAACTCAAATGCAACATGATGTTTATAAGCTTTCAGAACAGTTGCAAGATTGTGACAAGGTGTGGCCATAGATACAAACTAGGGATACTGTCTGTTGGGAGTAGCTTAATTTGCCTTTGGCATCTTTAAAGCCTGGTGTGATCATCAATGATAGTAAGGGACATCAtctttatctttaaaaaaaataagtttatgaAATATATTCTTGATCATGTTCATTGTGAGGGCTAATCATGATGGTGATTGGTCAGGGAATGGCTTTGGCATCCTTCTAAAGCAAGTCTTCAAGATACTTTTGTCTCTTAGAAAATAAGCATATGAGATGTGTTTATCATATTGATTGTGAGGCAGGACATACTGCTGATAAATGAGTGACAATGATGTGCCACCAGTTTGCTGGGATTGCAATGTAACACAGTAAATTGAGTCCTTTTAGGAGGctctaaaatgaaaagaaaatttagtgAAACAGAGTAGGATGTAAAATGACTCTTCATGCATAATTGTAGATTGAAGTGTCCACATATTGAGGATCAAAACAAGATAAAATAGATAGAAGGCTCCTTATCAGCAGGAGACTAAGGCCAGTGGGGCTTTAGCACCATGGATTGCCAAGGATCTCTTTCAAGTGCAATATGGACTACTGTATCATCAAATATTTGTATAGTGAAATCACAGATGCACTCTGTGAAGCCTTTGGCCTGAATCTAGTGATATCGATACAGTGAATATGAGTGGATCTTTTCTAATTAATATCCTTGCCCTGACCATCAATCTGGTGTGGCTGCAGATTCACTTCCCACCTACTCCTCAAATTAGTGGTTGAGTCAAAATATAGATGTGCATCTCAGATTAACAAGACTAAGAAAATGAAAAGGTTTGAGCACCATATGCAAGTGATTTATAGTCAAACAAGAAAAGATATTAGTGAGGTAGCTTACATTTAACTGGTATCAGTTTGCTTGATTAGACTTCACTAAAcctaattttaatatcttatttctactcaattatttttttatcatatgcACAAGACAATATTTTTGCACTTGATAAACTCTCAtccagagtagaacatgtcatcATCTCCAACATCACCAGCATGGAGAGATGCTCTTTGTCCATCTAACTCACATTTGATTTCAACTTTGTTCTTGTGGCATCCAATTGCAGACTAGTTTCATATGAGCTTATTTTGACTGTTTCACAACACTGCAACAATGGAGAGGGTCATGATGCACAAAAATAACATTAGAAAAAAGGAATAATCACACAGAAAGGCATGCTTTGAGATGCTGAGGAGTACAGGAACTGGCTGGTTTAATAATACTATATCTATCTTCAAAATAATATGCCCACAATAACTCAGAGGCCAATACAAGTCTcatataagaaaattaatttgGAAAGAAGGCTATTTTACATTTGTTATTCCAATTCATAGCTCTATGAGCATGTAGTCTCCTATGAGAAACCAGTTCATAGGTTTAGACAAAGCCAATAAGATTGCTATCACATAGACTAATCAGCATGTCAAAGCAATAACATGCAAGATACATTCCAAAATTGAATCTAATCTGAAGAATATTTTTCTCAGATAAAGTGATTCCAAATGGCCTAAAAGATGAAGCTAGAGTCATAAACACTCTGGTTGTAGACAAAACACTTTGATTAAACAAATGCATGTGGTTCAGTTGTATGATCCCCAACTTGTGTTATGTCTATGGATGGGGTTCAGCCACAATTGAAGGCAACTTTTAGAACTTGTGCTCTGGCTTTATTTATCACTTCCATCTGCAAAAAAGGGCACTTGAATTATTGCATCCTTACATATAATTTAATTGTTTAACCTTCCACTTGTTTTTTTGTTGTCTTCAAATTGACACCTGGAATCCATATATTGGCTCTAACTTTCTTTAGATCTCACCTACACTTAAAAGTTGTGCCAATgctaaatatttaatttcatcaatgTGAAGTGCTgcatcatttatggttccttgtgGAATCTAAGAGCAAAAGGATCTGCTTTTGGACTTAGTTTACAATTCATGGAAATTATTGCATGTTGGTGTTGATCCTAAGAGATTAACAACTCATCTTTCACAGAATAATATCTTACAATTTTACGATGATGCAAGTTAGGAATTTATTATGTGATTCTTATGAGGATTTTTGTTCTTGAAAAAAACATCTATCTAGGAAACCAAATGAACATATCGTGCAGAAACACAAACAAGAACATCACAAGATCATGACCAAGCAAAAACTTTTACTACTTCCAAAGGACTCCATCACCAAACTCAATAACTCTGAAGAAATATTACCCTAAAGAACAAGAAGCTCAATGTGGGGGAAGACAATATTCAGAACTAAATTGCACAGAGAAAGCAAACCACAGCTTCATCAAACAGACTCAAAAACCGACTTCCATGATTCTAAGAGTTCCTTAATTAAGAGGGTTTTCCTTATAACATGTTCTAAGAAGAAcagtctccctctctctcttctcatTATTACATGGTATAGTCTCTCTCCAtggttttttgacaaaactaatatattattattagatatattaatatttacTATCCCTCGATAGTAAATCCGTTGTAGTCTAGTTGGTTAGGATACTCGGCTCTCACCCGAGAGACCCGGGTTCGAGTCCCGGCAACGGAAAGGGGCTTTTTGTCACGATGAACCATCAATAATTGTTTTTGGATTAGCTTTGGCTAGCACATCATATGCTTGTTGTTTTGCCTGGGAATGCATTTTGCGTCAAACATGTTGGTGTATGTGACTGAACAACTGATGACAGCAGCAGGAGACCCCTCAAAGAAGACATGGTGAACACTAGTAGTAGAGAGCATCCACTAAGAGGGTGACAAGAAAGCTTTCAGAATTATTACATGTTTGGGAACACATCAGGTTCTTGTTGACAAGTGCTTTCTTGAGAAACAGGAACCTAAACAAGACTTAAGAGTAATGTTACAGTGCTTTAAACGCATATTATACATTGCTCAAATGTAGAATGCAACAAATGTAATAGTTTATGTTTGATGATCGAGTTGTTCCTCAACCCAGGAGCAGTAATCTTTAAGTAGCtgctcagcaagcaaaggaacaaGCCTGTCAAGAAGACCTTGCATAAGCCTGCATGAGTAAAGAAGCAATTAATAACCTACATGAACCCTAAGCATGATGGAGTTAGAGTTTCACATCTTGTGAAAAAATTGAGAGGGTAATTATGCATGTCCTGTCTCATTGAAGGGTTGTCGCTATTATTCATGCGTTGAAGAGAGCTACCAAATCAGATAATGAATGTGAAGGTTTTCTCAGATGTGAAGGAGATTATCCATCTTATTACAAGGAAAAGCTCTCCATggcaaattctggtttgtactggTTACCAGAAGAGTATAACACCATTGTGGACAAGGTTGTTCAAATAAAGGGTGGCAAGACTTCATGTGATCAGTTTCTACCAAAAAAACGAAGCCATTCATATGATACTTATTGCAAATATCAGAGTTAGACTTCTATATCGTAGTGCTTCAGAGGGTTGCTTCATGTATAACTCTGATCAAGTTGCAGATATCATTATCAGCAACACTACTCTGTTATCTTTGATTAAGTTTTAATCTATGGCTCCTATGTAGATGCAAGAATAAAGCTTATCAGTCATAACTAAACAATGTTGTACAGTCATCTTGAACTTAGCCTCTCATGGGCACATATGAGGTTTCTTGAATTTACTAATGCTAAATCTTCATCAAGACAGACATCTTACATACTGATTCTAACAAAAATATGGATATTTCTGGTGTTTTGATTTTATCAAACAGAAAAAAACTTCAGTGTCTAGAACTTACAGGTTTCCGGGTTTTTCCACTGCTGACAATGGAAGCAAGCTAAATGGCTTTGTATAAACCTGAAAAGTAGATTT
This genomic stretch from Musa acuminata AAA Group cultivar baxijiao chromosome BXJ3-9, Cavendish_Baxijiao_AAA, whole genome shotgun sequence harbors:
- the LOC103997908 gene encoding squamosa promoter-binding-like protein 12 isoform X1, which encodes MDWVAKNPFQWDWETLDLFCGKEGEIYKSAQEPELKIEGGMGICNGFLCSSGGGASSVLQLGNRSSKSSISASIDSLSKAEKGNSDFNYDSAERDVNSSSKIILARVEGFGTSPVPLAAGRPKEPVTGLKLGRTFLEDGGAENNIKSSSSSASMILSTAVAKKSRVSPQNLQSPKCQVEGCNVDLTTAKDYHRKHRVCESHSKSPKVIVAGRERRFCQQCSRFHGLSEFDQKKRSCRRRLSDHNARRRKPQPATISFSSSRLSSSYYDGRHHMNLVFGGNPLGHGMTSSPLEDDPSSFKLIQPKHSWIKSNKAGDINGQLQFSSTCQTHNISTLHHDLNRLLPFKGTTAEVLNQGLEAPVFASSLGGAPDLRRALSLLSNNSWSSANPGPSSNVKFVNTHPAANTIDSTAGFLQVEQPIGPQSTMLPFNLQNHNGQFQEFQLLKAPYQASFFDFTQIH
- the LOC103997908 gene encoding squamosa promoter-binding-like protein 12 isoform X2: MDWVAKNPFQWDWETLDLFCGKEGEIYKSAQEPELKIEGGMGICNGFLCSSGGGASSVLQLGNRSSKSSISASIDSLSKAEKGNSDFNYDSAERDVNSSSKIILARVEGFGTSPVPLAAGRPKEPVTGLKLGRTFLEDGGAENNIKSSSSSASMILSTAVAKKSRVSPQNLQSPKCQVEGCNVDLTTAKDYHRKHRVCESHSKSPKVIVAGRERRFCQQCSRFHGLSEFDQKKRSCRRRLSDHNARRRKPQPATISFSSSRLSSSYYDGRHHMNLVFGGNPLGHGMTSSPLEDDPSSFKLIQPKHSWIKSNKAGDINGQLQFSSTCQTHNISTLHHDLNRLLPFKGTTAEVLNQAKKISCPRCAEAQKQDIGACSKPQFLAGSCNFTPYIICNCSRLYLQLTLKIVIYRSGSTCFCF